Proteins encoded in a region of the Panicum hallii strain FIL2 chromosome 3, PHallii_v3.1, whole genome shotgun sequence genome:
- the LOC112885107 gene encoding uncharacterized protein LOC112885107, with translation MAPSSSVEDADALDCGVCFLPLKPPIFQSQLYLTIRMYITLLLASLMDDLLWSMLMTNARSVKWATSCARRDKLKATGKCHHVCGVATGIYRLCHAMERPVESARVACPNAAYGCAARPAYYEQQAHRQFFIGPTEALLDHFTGVHGWPCSTKVRTGEMSSVRLKDG, from the exons ATGGCGCCGTCGTCGTCGGTGGAGGACGCCGACGCCCTCGACTGCGGCGTCTGCTTCCTCCCATTGAAGCCCCCCATCTTCCAG TCTCAGTTGTATCTGACCATACGCATGTATATTACATTATTACTGGCTTCACTCATGGATGACTTACTTTGGTCAATGCTGATGACAAATGCACGCAGTGTGAAGTGGGCCACGTCGTGTGCTCGCCGCGACAAGCTCAAGGCCACGGGCAAGTGCCACCATGTGTGTGGCGTCGCCACCGGCATCTACCGCCTGTGCCACGCCATGGAGCGCCCGGTGGAGTCCGCCCGCGTCGCGTGCCCGAACGCGGCCTACGGCTGCGCGGCCAGGCCGGCCTACTACGAGCAGCAGGCCCACCGGCAGTT CTTCATCGGCCCGACGGAGGCGCTCCTGGATCACTTCACCGGCGTCCACGGCTGGCCGTGCTCCACCAAGGTCAGGACCGGCGAGATGTCCAGCGTCCGCCTCAAGGACGGCTGA
- the LOC112884090 gene encoding auxin transporter-like protein 1, whose product MHAMWKPAKFKYIYLLATLYVFTLTLPSASAMYWAFGDELLNHSNAFSLLPKNWWRDAAVILMLIHQFITFGFACTPLYFVWEKVIGMHDTKSIFKRALARLPIVVPIWFLAIIFPFFGPINSAVGALLVSFTVYISFGPINSASARMNAAEKPPFFLPSWTGMFVVNVFIVVWVLVVGFGLGGWASMVNFIRQIDTFGLFAKRYQCPKPPVPAAAAPLPHH is encoded by the exons ATGCACGCCATGTGGAAGCCGGCCAAGTTCAAGTACATCTACCTGCTGGCGACGCTGTACGTGTTCACGCTGACGCTGCCGTCGGCGTCGGCCATGTACTGGGCGTTCGGCGACGAGCTTCTGAACCACTCGAACGCCTTCTCGCTGCTGCCCAAGAACTGGTGGCGCGACGCGGCGGTGatcctgatgctgatccaccaGTTCATCACGTTCGGGTTCGCGTGCACGCCTCTCTACTTCGTGTGGGAGAAGGTGATCGGGATGCACGACACCAAGAGCATCTTCAAGCGCGCGCTGGCGCGGCTCCCCATCGTGGTGCCCATCTGGTTCCTCGCCATCATCTTCCCTTTCTTCGGGCCCATCAACTCCGCCGTCGGCGCTCTCCTCGTCAGCTTCACCGTCTACATCAGCTTCGGGCCCATCAACTCCGCCTCCGCGCGCATG AATGCTGCGGAGAAGCCACCGTTCTTCCTGCCGAGCTGGACGGGGATGTTCGTGGTCAACGTGTTCATCGTGGTGTGGGTGCTGGTGGTCGGCTTCGGGCTCGGCGGCTGGGCCAGCATGGTCAACTTCATCAGGCAGATCGACACGTTCGGGCTCTTCGCCAAGCGCTACCAGTGCCCCAAGCCGCCCgtcccggccgcggcggcgccgttgCCGCACCACTAG
- the LOC112884086 gene encoding disease resistance protein RPP13-like encodes MELVMGAMGSLLPKLGELLKEEYGLQKGVRKKIQSLSQELEAVHAVLRRIGDVPPEQLDELVRLWVRDVREASYDMEDIVDNFLVRVDEPADPHMLRRLRKKVGGLFKKSKARRKISCLIQEIYEKLDEVAARRCRFTVDSIVAKPAAATTIDPRILNLFKRATELVGIEGPRDELINMLSLGGDVDMPRKKAMKVVSVVGFGGLGKTTLAKAVYDQLKLHFERSAFVPVGRNPDVKKVLRDILIDLDREKYANSDLMVLDEKQLMEELEEFIKEKRCFIVIDDIWDKESWKLIRCALQHGHCGSRVVVTTRINEVAAQADEEYQIQPLSCDNSKKLLYARIADGKGKYFDSPSAEACDKILKKCDGVPLAIITIASLLASKPWEDWSEVYNSIGFGQGGNDDVDNTRKILSFSYYDLPSHLKPCLLYLSIFSEDQVISKNSLIWMWVAEGFVHEEQAEGIRLFELGERYFNELINRSMIQPVERFLGYVDSCRVHDMVFDLVRSLSSQENFVTVLDGNDERQKLSGRLVARRLALQRIKESRGDQLLANIAVDKVRSFIASESNFSPSSRPYTPVLRVLDIDLGEKVNGGMLDHLGSLLHLRYLRLALSYPQASFPFTYSNNVELPRGVRYLKFLQTLDLAEFYTYELPEEVGLLTQLVCLRVGPETRIPDGLIGKLTSLQELVRWPADDDYDDARTMQFVKELGMLRELRVLWTRIHVRDESMARALLESLGNLHNIRMMHIEMSWRYVVKSMTSHEGFITCRHLQFLDLNCLVFSGLPKWINSSLAPNLSYLRVRVQAVKGQDMETLARLPELRSLTLILCDKTKLVNIKIPCTAQGVGYYFRKLRILKIGGAPFWFDLRDCVSNGSVASAIMPSLESLEFKVRVRFLKDAALLSFGRLLGFESLGRTSLQSVTVTVNCEDARILDVEDVEDALERTAAVHPKCPNLRTTREQEEEMLSSTYQEARMDVSRAPDFVLKAWKSADIVDSGHIRALCIPPDPEASSTKVLRLLYANKGKYFFTLSSNAILKKWKWGPSEKNPRGRPTTSVPPLLWQPRQGILMTNDRTEANTGVAAACIALSKDVRYIISASGGKVSLFNAMTFKVLTTFMAPPPASTFLAFYPQDNNIIAIGMEDSSVQIYNFRTNWVQRVLMGHQKKVTGLTFSRSMNVLVSSGADAQLCVWSTDDWENKKSRYIGPPSNGSALVGDTMVQFHYDQTHLLVVHESQLAIYDGKLECLHSWSPRHALPCPISSAVYSSDGFMVYAGFRDGAIGIFDAESLRLECRIAPSAYIPSSVPSGGGIVYPMDVAANPWNPNLITVGMSDGGIHVLEPLED; translated from the exons ATGGAGCTGGTGATGGGGGCGATGGGAAGCCTGCTTCCCAAGCTCGGCGAGCTGCTCAAGGAGGAGTACGGCCTGCAGAAGGGCGTGAGGAAGAAGATCCAGTCCCTCTCGCAGGAGCTCGAGGCCGTGCACGCCGTCCTCCGCAGGATCGGCGACGTGCCACCGGAGCAGCTCGACGAGCTTGTCAGGCTCTGGGTGCGCGATGTCAGGGAGGCATCCTACGACATGGAGGACATCGTCGACAACTTCCTGGTGCGCGTCGATGAGCCTGCCGACCCACACATGCTCAGGCGCCTCCGGAAGAAGGTGGGCGGTCTGTTCAAGAAGAGCAAGGCTCGCCGAAAGATCTCTTGCCTGATCCAGGAGATCTACGAGAAGCTTGACGAGGTGGCAGCAAGGCGTTGTAGGTTCACCGTCGACAGCATTGTCGCCAAGCCTGCAGCTGCGACGACCATCGATCCTCGAATTCTGAATCTGTTCAAAAGGGCAACGGAGCTTGTTGGTATCGAGGGGCCAAGGGATGAACTCATAAACATGCTGTCCCTAGGGGGTGATGTTGATATGCCCCGTAAGAAGGCGATGAAGGTCGTCTCGGTCGTTGGATTCGGAGGGCTGGGCAAGACCACTCTTGCCAAAGCTGTCTACGACCAGCTTAAACTGCATTTTGAGCGTAGTGCTTTTGTTCCAGTGGGTCGGAACCCTGACGTGAAGAAAGTCCTTAGAGACATTCTTATTGATCTTGACAGGGAAAAGTATGCCAATTCAGATTTGATGGTGCTGGATGAAAAGCAGCTCATGGAAGAACTTGAGGAATTCATCAAGGAAAAGAG GTGTTTCATTGTTATTGACGACATATGGGATAAGGAATCATGGAAACTAATCAGATGTGCTCTGCAACACGGTCATTGTGGAAGTAGAGTAGTCGTAACAACTCGTATTAATGAAGTGGCTGCACAGGCAGATGAAGAGTACCAAATACAACCACTTTCTTGTGACAACTCTAAAAAGTTATTGTATGCAAGAATAGCTGATGGTAAAGGGAAGTACTTTGATAGTCCATCGGCTGAGGCATGTGACAAAATTTTGAAGAAATGTGATGGTGTGCCATTAGCTATCATTACAATAGCCAGTTTGTTAGCCAGCAAACCATGGGAGGACTGGTCTGAGGTCTACAACTCTATTGGTTTTGGGCAGGGAGGCAATGATGATGTAGATAATACTAGAAAGATATTGTCTTTCAGCTATTATGATCTGCCTTCACATCTAAAGCCTTGCTTACTGTACCTAAGCATATTTTCAGAAGATCAAGTGATAAGTAAAAATAGTTTGATATGGATGTGGGTAGCTGAAGGTTTCGTCCATGAGGAACAAGCAGAAGGCATCAGACTATTTGAGCTTGGTGAGAGGTACTTCAATGAGTTGATAAACAGAAGCATGATCCAGCCAGTAGAGAGATTTTTAGGGTATGTAGATTCTTGCCGTGTTCATGATATGGTTTTTGATTTGGTCCGTTCATTATCGAGCCAAGAAAATTTTGTCACGGTACTGGATGGCAATGATGAGCGGCAGAAACTTTCAGGAAGATTAGTTGCTCGCAGGTTAGCCCTGCAGCGTATCAAAGAAAGCAGAGGTGATCAACTGCTAGCTAATATTGCTGTGGATAAAGTCAGATCCTTTATTGCCAGTGAGAGCAATTTTAGTCCGTCATCACGCCCATACACTCCAGTTTTACGTGTATTAGATATTGACTTAGGAGAAAAGGTAAACGGAGGTATGCTAGATCATCTTGGGAGTTTACTTCACCTCAGGTACCTCCGGCTAGCATTGTCATATCCACAGGCATCATTTCCATTTACATATAGTAATAATGTCGAACTGCCCAGGGGAGTGAGATATCTCAAGTTTCTGCAGACACTGGATTTAGCGGAATTCTACACATATGAGCTGCCCGAGGAGGTGGGACTGCTGACGCAACTGGTTTGCCTACGTGTTGGTCCGGAAACAAGGATTCCGGATGGTTTGATAGGTAAACTGACCTCGTTGCAAGAGCTGGTGAGATGGCCTGCTGATGATGATTATGATGATGCTAGAACAATGCAGTTTGTGAAGGAGCTGGGCATGCTGAGGGAACTGAGGGTGCTCTGGACTCGAATTCATGTCAGGGATGAGAGCATGGCGAGAGCTTTGCTGGAGTCCCTAGGCAATCTGCACAATATCCGGATGATGCACATTGAGATGTCATGGCGATATGTTGTTAAGAGCATGACGAGTCATGAAGGATTCATCACCTGTCGTCATCTCCAATTCCTTGATTTGAACTGCCTCGTGTTCTCTGGACTGCCTAAGTGGATAAATTCATCGCTTGCTCCAAACCTCTCCTATCTGCGTGTGCGAGTGCAAGCTGTTAAAGGGCAGGACATGGAAACCCTTGCGAGGTTGCCAGAGCTCCGTAGCCTCACACTGATATTGTGTGATAAAACCAAATTAGTTAATATAAAGATTCCTTGCACGGCTCAAGGTGTTGGCTACTACTTTCGAAAGTTGAGAATCTTGAAGATCGGTGGTGCACCTTTCTGGTTTGATCTGCGCGATTGCGTCAGCAACGGCAGTGTAGCATCTGCTATCATGCCAAGTCTTGAATCCCTTGAGTTTAAAGTCAGGGTGCGGTTCTTAAAAGATGCGGCCCTGCTTAGTTTTGGCAGGTTGCTTGGCTTCGAGAGCCTTGGAAGAACATCGCTCCAGAGTGTCACCGTGACAGTGAACTGTGAAGATGCCCGTATTTTGGACGTGGAGGATGTGGAGGATGCGTTGGAGCGCACGGCCGCCGTCCATCCCAAATGTCCCAATCTTAGAACAACACGGGAGCAGGAAGAAGAAATGCTCTCATCAACCTACCAAGAG GCACGTATGGATGTTAGCAGAGCCCCTGACTTCGTACTGAAGGCCTGGAAGTCGGCGGACATCGTTGACTCTGGACATATTCGAGCACTGTGTATTCCACCAGATCCAGAAGCATCTTCCACCAAA GTTCTCCGTCTTCTGTATGCAAATAAGGGGAAATATTTTTTCACTCTCAGCTCCAATGCTATTCTTAAGAAGTGGAAATGGGGGCCCAGTGAAAAAAATCCTCGTGGCAGG CCCACCACATCTGTTCCACCTCTACTGTGGCAACCGAGACAAGGCATTCTAATGACAAACGACAGAACTGAAGCCAACACTGGAGTGGCAGCTGCCTGCATTGCCCTATCAAAAGATGTGCGCTATATAATTTCTGCATCTGGTGGCAAAGTCTCGCTGTTCAACGCGATGACATTCAAG GTCTTGACTACTTTCATGGCACCTCCACCTGCATCAACTTTCCTCGCATTCTACCCACAAGACAATAACATCATTGCTATTGGGATGGAGGACTCTTCAGTTCAAATATATAATTTCCGCACTAATTGG GTCCAAAGGGTGCTTATGGGCCATCAGAAAAAGGTAACTGGACTGACATTCTCGCGATCGATGAATGTGCTTGTATCTTCAGGCGCTGATGCTCAG CTATGTGTTTGGAGCACTGACGATTGGGAGAACAAGAAATCAAGATACATCGGACCTCCATCTAATGGTTCTGCTTTAGTTGGTGATACAATGGTGCAGTTTCACTATGATCAAACACATCTTTTAGTAGTTCATGAGAGCCAGTTGGCAATCTATGATGGGAAGCTTGAATGCCTACACTCG TGGTCCCCAAGACATGCACTCCCTTGTCCAATTTCAAGTGCAGTATACTCATCTGATGGTTTCATGGTCTATGCTGGATTCCGTGATGGAGCAATTGGAATATTCGATGCGGAATCTCTTAGGTTAGAATGCAGGATTGCCCCTTCTGCCTACATACCTTCTTCAGTACCTAG CGGTGGTGGAATCGTGTATCCCATGGATGTTGCTGCGAATCCCTGGAATCCTAACCTGATCACAGTCGGCATGAGCGATGGTGGCATTCATGTGCTGGAGCCATTGGAAGACTGA
- the LOC112885108 gene encoding putative E3 ubiquitin-protein ligase SINA-like 6, with product MDFLPQNYYCNFSSKQKQIVQYPGKLKATGKCHHVCGVATGSYRLCHAMERLVESIRVPCPHAAHGCTARPAYHDREGHRSACPHAPCHCPGEACSFLGSTSALLDHISEVHSWPCITNLEAEKYGEFAVHLHDGFDFLLADCPTANMKQGATATVQCLLLLTMARQPVGRTISVLCIDPHAAAAANGGDGPAASKQMECRLTYYRPWDFNDNNHHGGHQVWDHYQQSNFRVACTDLSDGMPNPDGCFQFVLTNSVIGAYDRDGIEVRVGIYKYTGRCV from the coding sequence ATGGACTTCTTGCCTCAAAATTACTACTGTAATTTTAGTTCTAAACAGAAACAAATAGTTCAATACCCGGGCAAGCTCAAGGCCACGGGCAAGTGCCACCATGTGTGTGGTGTCGCCACCGGCAGCTACCGCCTGTGCCATGCCATGGAGCGACTGGTGGAGTCCATCCGCGTCCCatgcccgcacgccgcccatgGCTGCACCGCGAGGCCGGCCTACCATGATCGAGAAGGCCACCGCTCGGCGTGCCCGCACGCGCCATGCCACTGCCCTGGTGAGGCATGCAGCTTTCTTGGCTCGACTAGCGCGCTCCTGGACCACATCAGCGAGGTGCACAGCTGGCCGTGCATCACCAACCTCGAGGCCGAAAAGTACGGCGAATTTGCTGTCCACCTCCATGACGGCTTCGACTTCCTCCTTGCTGATTGCCCCACAGCCAACATGAAGCAAGGCGCCACCGCTACCGTTCAGTGCCTGCTCCTGCTGACTATGGCACGGCAACCGGTTGGCCGCACCATCTCTGTGCTCTGCATTGACCctcatgccgccgccgccgccaatggTGGTGATGGACCAGCGGCCTCAAAGCAAATGGAATGCAGGCTTACATATTATCGGCCCTGGGACTTCAACGACAACAATCATCATGGAGGTCATCAGGTATGGGACCATTACCAGCAATCCAACTTCAGAGTAGCATGCACGGACCTCTCCGATGGGATGCCTAACCCCGATGGCTGCTTCCAGTTTGTCCTGACAAACTCAGTTATTGGAGCCTATGACAGGGATGGTATCGAGGTCAGAGTTGGTATTTATAAGTACACCGGCCGGTGTGTGTAG
- the LOC112887184 gene encoding E3 ubiquitin-protein ligase SINA-like 10 isoform X1 has protein sequence MAASGDSPAVQGSQKRARPLAGGGGEAASRSAAFNDEMTASSGPPSSATVVDGVTVVDPDALDCVMCRLPLKPPIFQCKAGHVRCSLCHEKLKATGSCHMCGGVANSSYTQSRATERVVEAIRVQCPNAGRGCTTRPAYYDQERHRQTCLHAPCRCPIVGCNFVGSTKALLDHFDDFHGWPCFARSGLARCATYTSRMASTPSSSLMKSKAPPPAGCACSCWTWCASCLAARSPCSLSTHMLPMSTRVRAP, from the exons ATGGCGGCGTCTGGGGATTCGCCTGCGGTCCAGGGGAGCCAGAAGCGGGCGAGGCCCCtcgccggcggaggaggagaggcGGCTTCGAGGAGCGCCGCCTTCAACGATGAGATGACGGCGTCCTCCGGCCCGCCGTCGTCCGCGACGGTAGTCGATGGCGTGACGGTGGTGGACCCCGACGCCCTGGACTGCGTCATGTGCCGCCTCCCATTAAAGCCCCCCATCTTCCAG TGCAAAGCAGGACATGTGAGGTGCTCATTGTGCCACGAGAAGCTTAAAGCCACCGGAAGCTGCCATATGTGTGGTGGTGTTGCCAACAGTTCTTACACACAGAGCCGCGCCACGGAGCGCGTGGTTGAGGCCATCCGCGTCCAGTGCCCAAATGCTGGTCGCGGCTGCACCACCAGGCCGGCCTACTATGACCAGGAGAGACACCGTCAGACATGTCTGCATGCGCCCTGCCGCTGTCCCATTGTGGGCTGCAACTTCGTCGGCTCGACAAAGGCCCTCCTGGACCACTTTGACGACTTCCACGGCTGGCCTTGCTTTGCCAGGTCAGGACTGGCCAGATGTGCAACTTATACCTCAAGGATGGCCTCAACACCGTCATCCTCCCTGATGAAAAGCAAGGCACCACCGCCCGCAGGCTGTGCCTGTTCCTGCTGGACGTGGTGCGCCAGCTGCTTGGCTGCACGATCTCCGTGCTCCTTATCCACCCACATGCTGCCGATGAGCACCAGGGTTCGTGCTCCATGA
- the LOC112887184 gene encoding E3 ubiquitin-protein ligase SINA-like 10 isoform X2: protein MAASGDSPAVQGSQKRARPLAGGGGEAASRSAAFNDEMTASSGPPSSATVVDGVTVVDPDALDCVMCRLPLKPPIFQCKAGHVRCSLCHEKLKATGSCHMCGGVANSSYTQSRATERVVEAIRVQCPNAGRGCTTRPAYYDQERHRQTCQDWPDVQLIPQGWPQHRHPP, encoded by the exons ATGGCGGCGTCTGGGGATTCGCCTGCGGTCCAGGGGAGCCAGAAGCGGGCGAGGCCCCtcgccggcggaggaggagaggcGGCTTCGAGGAGCGCCGCCTTCAACGATGAGATGACGGCGTCCTCCGGCCCGCCGTCGTCCGCGACGGTAGTCGATGGCGTGACGGTGGTGGACCCCGACGCCCTGGACTGCGTCATGTGCCGCCTCCCATTAAAGCCCCCCATCTTCCAG TGCAAAGCAGGACATGTGAGGTGCTCATTGTGCCACGAGAAGCTTAAAGCCACCGGAAGCTGCCATATGTGTGGTGGTGTTGCCAACAGTTCTTACACACAGAGCCGCGCCACGGAGCGCGTGGTTGAGGCCATCCGCGTCCAGTGCCCAAATGCTGGTCGCGGCTGCACCACCAGGCCGGCCTACTATGACCAGGAGAGACACCGTCAGACAT GTCAGGACTGGCCAGATGTGCAACTTATACCTCAAGGATGGCCTCAACACCGTCATCCTCCCTGA
- the LOC112885110 gene encoding uncharacterized protein LOC112885110: MEQMVDSVRVACPHAAHGCADRSAYHDRGRHARECAHAPCRCPGRDCGFVGPAPALAEHAAAAHGWPCTAEAIAGCSFGVDLRDGFNLLTAVRGGAQHLLLLNGSTPFGRAISAVQVLPQVASTGSSSAAAPAASGAKCELELHYWRYKGILREHCLVSRFEVPSMDPSDALPDPSTSFQFFVPKSVRGHDEAAVHVNVVISINSS, translated from the coding sequence ATGGAGCAGATGGTGGACTCCGTCCGCGTCGCGTGCCCGCACGCCGCGCACGGCTGCGCCGACAGGTCCGCGTACCACGACCGGGGACGCCACGCCCGTGagtgcgcgcacgcgccctgCCGTTGCCCCGGCCGCGACTGCGGCTTCGTCGGCCCCGCGCCGGCGCTCGCcgagcacgccgccgccgcgcacggtTGGCCGTGCACCGCCGAGGCCATCGCCGGCTGCTCCTTCGGCGTCGACCTCCGCGACGGCTTCAACCTCCTCACCGCCGTCCGCGGCGGCGCTCAGCACCTGCTCCTGCTGAACGGGAGCACGCCGTTCGGCCGCGCCATCTCCGCGGTACAGGTCCTCCCTCAGGTGGCCTCCACGGGCagctcgtcggcggcggcgccggcggcgagtggCGCGAAATGCGAGCTCGAGCTCCACTACTGGCGCTACAAGGGCATCCTACGCGAGCACTGCCTGGTATCCCGGTTCGAGGTCCCATCCATGGATCCCTCGGACGCGCTGCCGGATCCCAGCACCTCCTTCCAGTTCTTCGTCCCTAAGAGTGTTCGTGGACACGACGAGGCTGCTGTTCACGTCAATGTTGTTATCTCGATCAATTCATCGTAA